One part of the Malus sylvestris chromosome 2, drMalSylv7.2, whole genome shotgun sequence genome encodes these proteins:
- the LOC126587256 gene encoding glucosidase 2 subunit beta isoform X2 has translation METSFIRLVSVCFLLTSSFTSPHSLPIPPLLGVHPLDESYYGSEVISCRDHSKSFTRDRLNDDFCDCLDGTDEPGTSACPAGKFYCLNRGSTPRFLFSSRVNDHVCDCCDGSDEYDGSVNCPNTCIMGGNIEYKTIHSFSRVGGLGQIDRKQSKSGVNLDDLIQKLTGRIAINC, from the exons ATGGAGACGAGTTTCATCCGTCTTGTCTCCGTGTGTTTCCTACTCACCTCCTCCTTCACCTCTCCCCACTCTCTCCCCATCCCACCTCTTCTTGGAGTTCACCCActcg ATGAAAGCTACTATGGTTCAGAGGTGATCAGCTGCAGGGATCACTCCAAATCCTTCACTAGAGACCGTCTCAATGATGATTTCTGTGACTGCCTTGACGGAACCGATGAGCCTG gGACTTCCGCTTGCCCTGCAGGAAAATTCTATTGTTTGAATAGAGGAAGTACTCCGCGCTTCCTATTTTCTTCTCGAGTTAATGATCATGTTTGTG ATTGTTGCGATGGAAGTGACGAGTATGATGGTAGTGTCAATTGTCCAAACACATGCATCATGGGCGGGAATATTGAGTACAAAACCATCCATAGCTTCTCAAGAGTAGGTGGTCTTGGGCAAATTGACAGAAAACAATCCAAAAGTGGAGTTAATTTGGACGACTTGATTCAGAAGCTTACAG GTCGTATTGCCATAAATTGCTGA
- the LOC126587256 gene encoding glucosidase 2 subunit beta isoform X1, which produces METSFIRLVSVCFLLTSSFTSPHSLPIPPLLGVHPLDESYYGSEVISCRDHSKSFTRDRLNDDFCDCLDGTDEPGTSACPAGKFYCLNRGSTPRFLFSSRVNDHVCDCCDGSDEYDGSVNCPNTCIMGGNIEYKTIHSFSRVGGLGQIDRKQSKSGVNLDDLIQKLTGLKILIIIQVVLTITVVFFRILRRRTRSKRRR; this is translated from the exons ATGGAGACGAGTTTCATCCGTCTTGTCTCCGTGTGTTTCCTACTCACCTCCTCCTTCACCTCTCCCCACTCTCTCCCCATCCCACCTCTTCTTGGAGTTCACCCActcg ATGAAAGCTACTATGGTTCAGAGGTGATCAGCTGCAGGGATCACTCCAAATCCTTCACTAGAGACCGTCTCAATGATGATTTCTGTGACTGCCTTGACGGAACCGATGAGCCTG gGACTTCCGCTTGCCCTGCAGGAAAATTCTATTGTTTGAATAGAGGAAGTACTCCGCGCTTCCTATTTTCTTCTCGAGTTAATGATCATGTTTGTG ATTGTTGCGATGGAAGTGACGAGTATGATGGTAGTGTCAATTGTCCAAACACATGCATCATGGGCGGGAATATTGAGTACAAAACCATCCATAGCTTCTCAAGAGTAGGTGGTCTTGGGCAAATTGACAGAAAACAATCCAAAAGTGGAGTTAATTTGGACGACTTGATTCAGAAGCTTACAG GTTTGAAGATATTAATCATCATACAAGTAGTTCTCACTATTACTGTCGTGTTTTTCCGGATTCTCCGCCGTCGTACCAGATCTAAAAGAAGACGTTAG